A DNA window from Rhipicephalus sanguineus isolate Rsan-2018 chromosome 8, BIME_Rsan_1.4, whole genome shotgun sequence contains the following coding sequences:
- the LOC119401914 gene encoding uncharacterized protein LOC119401914 isoform X1: MGRCCIPYCRGNYDNGPKVRVFSLPRDAARRIVWQRVIPRRDVDINTLRDPKVCELHFKPEYLRTTSRYTSSDGITVEAPMRATRLTEDAVPTIFPNSPAYVHDRAPARNASARKRRRFKASHLEEAAQLSLSTHAEEQRKDEPSSYDGLFLWLPDIQAGKKEPTCCHSHGVLMKNVGTEVSWPSIKKVDARVGASTSICMTKSTQASLPAVKVHRWTETANLGDFGDSDTDAQECLDPSVSGMSRLSSGDQIIGGYKLHSSELDEAGKKEPTCCHSHGVLMKNVGTEVSWPSIKKVDARVGASTSICMTKSTHASLPAVKVHRWTETVDLGDFGDSDTDAQGCLGFGARARSNSHTPVSTAPSTVTASTEGATQQDQTASDTTQLTRRVPPEPRVFRKMQPENATLSNTAPQFIPAELASTNHQVAQRLAANDFARGDSAVPLGTGTVLGEEACSAASAAASTRITYSCSYCSQEFLETQDLTSHVGTCPWPQPHKCPLCSNVCSNWTSMQDHIVTHVKELGMKCPLCERAVAGGKSDMLRHVMRHLTFKPFVCSVCKSSFLNGYDIAAHVCRRAGQRGRWAFPLRTTPTSPASMCRNSC; the protein is encoded by the exons ATGGGTCGCTGTTGCATTCCCTACTGCCGTGGGAACTACGATAACGGCCCTAAAGTCCGAGTGTTTTCCTTGCCACGCGACGCTGCCCGCAGAATCGTCTGGCAAAGAGTGATCCCTCGTCGCGACGTTGACATCAACACATTACGTGATCCCAAG GTTTGCGAACTTCATTTCAAGCCAGAATACCTCAGGACCACGTCCAGATACACATCGTCTGATGGGATAACGGTGGAGGCACCAATGCGAGCTACGCGTCTGACGGAAGACGCCGTGCCTACAATCTTCCCTAACAGCCCTGCCTACGTGCATGACCGTGCACCAGCGCGCAATGCATCGGCACGAAAACGAAGGAGGTTTAAAGCATCACATCTAGAAGAAGCAGCGCAGCTGTCACTGTCAACACACGCTGAAGAGCAGCGCAAGGACGAACCCTCATCGTACGACGGCCTATTTTTATGGCTGCCAGACATTCAG GCTGGAAAGAAGGAGCCCACCTGTTGCCACAGCCATGGCGTATTAATGAAAAATGTGGGGACGGAGGTCTCGTGGCCGTCCATCAAGAAGGTGGATGCCAGAGTTGGCGCGTCAACATCCATTTGCATGACCAAGTCGACCCAGGCATCGCTTCCCGCTGTCAAAGTGCACAGATGGACGGAAACCGCCAACCTTGGTGATTTTGGAGACAGCGACACTGACGCGCAAGAGTGTTTGG ATCCAAGTGTGAGCGGAATGTCGAGGCTTTCGAGTGGCGATCAGATTATAGGAGGGTACAAACTGCACAGCAGTGAACTAGATGAA GCTGGAAAGAAGGAGCCCACCTGTTGCCACAGCCATGGCGTATTAATGAAAAATGTGGGGACGGAGGTCTCGTGGCCGTCCATCAAGAAGGTGGATGCCAGAGTTGGCGCATCAACATCCATTTGCATGACCAAGTCGACCCACGCATCGCTTCCCGCTGTCAAAGTGCACAGATGGACGGAAACCGTCGACCTTGGTGATTTCGGAGACAGCGACACTGACGCGCAAGGGTGTTTGG GCTTTGGAGCAAGAGCCCGCAGCAATAGTCACACACCAGTGTCTACTGCACCTTCCACTGTCACTGCAAGTACAGAGGGCGCCACTCAGCAGGACCAAACAGCTTCAGATACCACCCAGTTGACTCGGAGAGTACCCCCTGAACCAAGAGTATTCAGGAAGATGCAGCCAGAGAACGCGACGTTAAGCAACACAGCTCCTCAGTTCA TTCCCGCAGAGTTGGCGAGCACCAATCATCAAGTGGCGCAGCGTCTCGCAGCCAATGATTTTGCAAGAGGCGACAGTGCAGTGCCATTGGGAACCGGCACCGTCCTCGGCGAAGAGGCATGCTCTGCCGCTTCAGCGGCGGCTTCAACGAGAATCACCTACAGCTGCAGTTACTGTTCGCAAGAGTTTCTGGAGACACAGGACCTCACCTCCCACGTGGGAACGTGTCCATGGCCGCAGCCACACAAGTGCCCCTTGTGTTCAAACGTGTGCTCAAACTGGACCTCGATGCAGGACCACATCGTCACACATGTCAAGGAGCTAGGAATGAAGTGCCCCTTGTGCGAGCGCGCAGTCGCCGGTGGGAAGTCGGACATGTTGAGACACGTAATGCGACACCTCACTTTTAAGCCGTTCGTGTGCAGCGTCTGCAAGTCGTCCTTCTTGAACGGGTACGACATCGCCGCGCATGTGTGTCGTCGTGCTGGCCAGCGGGGACGTTGGGCGTTTCCTCTCAGGACTACACCCACAAGTCCAGCATCAATGTGTCGCAACAGTTGTTGA
- the LOC119401914 gene encoding uncharacterized protein LOC119401914 isoform X2 has protein sequence MGRCCIPYCRGNYDNGPKVRVFSLPRDAARRIVWQRVIPRRDVDINTLRDPKVCELHFKPEYLRTTSRYTSSDGITVEAPMRATRLTEDAVPTIFPNSPAYVHDRAPARNASARKRRRFKASHLEEAAQLSLSTHAEEQRKDEPSSYDGLFLWLPDIQAGKKEPTCCHSHGVLMKNVGTEVSWPSIKKVDARVGASTSICMTKSTHASLPAVKVHRWTETVDLGDFGDSDTDAQGCLGFGARARSNSHTPVSTAPSTVTASTEGATQQDQTASDTTQLTRRVPPEPRVFRKMQPENATLSNTAPQFIPAELASTNHQVAQRLAANDFARGDSAVPLGTGTVLGEEACSAASAAASTRITYSCSYCSQEFLETQDLTSHVGTCPWPQPHKCPLCSNVCSNWTSMQDHIVTHVKELGMKCPLCERAVAGGKSDMLRHVMRHLTFKPFVCSVCKSSFLNGYDIAAHVCRRAGQRGRWAFPLRTTPTSPASMCRNSC, from the exons ATGGGTCGCTGTTGCATTCCCTACTGCCGTGGGAACTACGATAACGGCCCTAAAGTCCGAGTGTTTTCCTTGCCACGCGACGCTGCCCGCAGAATCGTCTGGCAAAGAGTGATCCCTCGTCGCGACGTTGACATCAACACATTACGTGATCCCAAG GTTTGCGAACTTCATTTCAAGCCAGAATACCTCAGGACCACGTCCAGATACACATCGTCTGATGGGATAACGGTGGAGGCACCAATGCGAGCTACGCGTCTGACGGAAGACGCCGTGCCTACAATCTTCCCTAACAGCCCTGCCTACGTGCATGACCGTGCACCAGCGCGCAATGCATCGGCACGAAAACGAAGGAGGTTTAAAGCATCACATCTAGAAGAAGCAGCGCAGCTGTCACTGTCAACACACGCTGAAGAGCAGCGCAAGGACGAACCCTCATCGTACGACGGCCTATTTTTATGGCTGCCAGACATTCAG GCTGGAAAGAAGGAGCCCACCTGTTGCCACAGCCATGGCGTATTAATGAAAAATGTGGGGACGGAGGTCTCGTGGCCGTCCATCAAGAAGGTGGATGCCAGAGTTGGCGCATCAACATCCATTTGCATGACCAAGTCGACCCACGCATCGCTTCCCGCTGTCAAAGTGCACAGATGGACGGAAACCGTCGACCTTGGTGATTTCGGAGACAGCGACACTGACGCGCAAGGGTGTTTGG GCTTTGGAGCAAGAGCCCGCAGCAATAGTCACACACCAGTGTCTACTGCACCTTCCACTGTCACTGCAAGTACAGAGGGCGCCACTCAGCAGGACCAAACAGCTTCAGATACCACCCAGTTGACTCGGAGAGTACCCCCTGAACCAAGAGTATTCAGGAAGATGCAGCCAGAGAACGCGACGTTAAGCAACACAGCTCCTCAGTTCA TTCCCGCAGAGTTGGCGAGCACCAATCATCAAGTGGCGCAGCGTCTCGCAGCCAATGATTTTGCAAGAGGCGACAGTGCAGTGCCATTGGGAACCGGCACCGTCCTCGGCGAAGAGGCATGCTCTGCCGCTTCAGCGGCGGCTTCAACGAGAATCACCTACAGCTGCAGTTACTGTTCGCAAGAGTTTCTGGAGACACAGGACCTCACCTCCCACGTGGGAACGTGTCCATGGCCGCAGCCACACAAGTGCCCCTTGTGTTCAAACGTGTGCTCAAACTGGACCTCGATGCAGGACCACATCGTCACACATGTCAAGGAGCTAGGAATGAAGTGCCCCTTGTGCGAGCGCGCAGTCGCCGGTGGGAAGTCGGACATGTTGAGACACGTAATGCGACACCTCACTTTTAAGCCGTTCGTGTGCAGCGTCTGCAAGTCGTCCTTCTTGAACGGGTACGACATCGCCGCGCATGTGTGTCGTCGTGCTGGCCAGCGGGGACGTTGGGCGTTTCCTCTCAGGACTACACCCACAAGTCCAGCATCAATGTGTCGCAACAGTTGTTGA